The DNA region ACTCGGATACTTTTGCCCTACTATCCATTCATGCTATAAATGAAGACCTCATTGCCAATAAATTGAAAATTATAGACATTAAGAATATTACCATTGAACGTTGGTTTTACTTTGTTTCTAGAACAGGCTATCAATCTAACGTAATGGACTACTTTGAAAAATTCGCCAGAAACAACTATAACTTTTAGTTATTTCATATAGCATATTAAATTGCTTAAAAGTAATTTAACGCCCCTATTTTTGTATCAGTAAATGAAGTTGATATGAAAGATAGAATGACAAAAGCAATATTTATAGGATTAGCATTATTAGTAGTTAGCGGATGGGTAAATAGCCCTACGGCACTACTTCTTGGTTTTGGTTTTACCTTATTTTTTAATAACCCGTTTAAGGCATATTGCCATAAGGCCATTCATTCCTTTCTTAAGATATCTGTAGTAGGTTTAGGGTTTGGTATGTTCATAAAAGAAACCTTGGAGACCAGTAAAGAAGGTTTTACCTTAACTTTCTTATCCATTCTTTTAACCGTAAGCCTAGGCTTTCTCCTCACAAAACTTCTAAAATTAGACACCAAACTAGGACATTTGATTACCTCTGGAACTTCAGTTTGTGGTGGTAGTGCCATTGCGGCCATTTCTCCCGTAATCAACGCAAAAAGTAAAAGCATAAGTATTGCCTTAGGCGTCGTGTTCCTGTTAAACTCTGTAGCTTTATTTGTTTTTCCGGCTGTTGGGCATTACCTGCACCTCACTCAACACCAATTTGGACTCTGGTGTGCTGTGGCAATACATGATACAAGTTCTGTGGTTGGTGCCGCTTTAGGCTATGGTGATGAAGCATTAAGAATTGCTACTACCGTGAAGTTATCGCGTATGCTCTGGATTATTCCACTATCCCTTCTCTCTATGTTTGTTTTTAAAACCAAAGGCGAAAAAGTGAAGTGGCCGTATTTCATCCTTCTATTTATTGGAGCGATACTCGTAAACAGTTACCACCTTATCCCTGCACCGGCAACTAGTCTTCTAGTATCAGGCTCTAAACATCTTTTGGTATTGACCTTGTTTCTAGTGGGTTCGACTATTTCTATAAACGACTTGAAGAAAACAGGTATCCGTCCCATGGTTTTGGCCGTTCTTCTTTGGATATTTATTTCAGTACTATCCCTAGTCTATATATTATACTAGTCTTGGTTATGCAGCGGTTGTTTTATTTGAAGCTCATTCAAAATGACCGCTCTCACCTCTTCGCGTAGTCCCGCCTTATTCTCTTCGGAAAGTTTTTTAGTTTCAAAAAACCGATGCACTTTAGCACGAACCAGCCCAGGACCTCCACTAAAAAATGAAAATGAGAATCGCTTTTTGTTATCATAGAACGTCATGGGAACGACCGGTATTTTATGGGCAATAGCCATTCTGAAGGCTCCGTCTTTAAAATCATCCAAAAGAATGCTTTCATCATCCGGAACTCCACCTTCGGGAAAAATGCAGATACTCAATCCTTGGCTCAATCGTTTTTGTGCACGCCTGTAAACCGCTGTTCTACTCTTAGCGTCGCTTCGGTCTACCATAATACACACCCGTTTAAAGAAAAATCCAAAAAGGGGTATCTTCTGTAATTCCTTTTTACCCACAAAAACAAAAGGATTTTTGCTGATATAAAGCATAAGCATTATATCTAACATGCTGGTATGGTTTGCAACGAGCATATAACTTTTTCCCATCGTGATTTTTTGCTCCCAAGATATTTTTGGCGGACACCCCATTCCATACAAAATAGGCATGGCCCAAAGGTTTCTGGCCATCCAAAAAAACTGCGGATACCATTTCTCGGACAACGTACTCAATAATAAAAAAGGAAAAAACAAAAGGATGGGCAAGGCAACCAGAATATAGAACCAAATGCGGTACAAAGTATAGCCTATTTTTTTAAGTGGTTTGGGCATAAAATCAAAAGTAACAATTTTATGAGGTATAACCCATTTCTTTTATCTTTGGGCTTCTTTGAAAATAAGCAAATGGCAAGAATTTTAACAGGAATACAAAGTACGGGCACCCCACATTTAGGAAATATCTTAGGTGCTATCATACCCGCGATAGAAATGGCTCAAGACCCAAAGAACGAATCGTTCTTGTTTATAGCGGATATGCATTCGCTCACCCAGATTAAAAATGCGGAAGAATTACGCAGAAATACCTATGCTATAGCTTCTACTTGGCTTGCTTTTGGACTGGATATTGATCAAACTGTTTTTTATAGACAGAGCGACGTACCGCAGACTACGGAGCTTTCCTGGTACCTAAGTTGTTTTTTTCCGTTTCAGAGGCTCACCTTGGCGCATTCGTTCAAGGACAAAGCAGACCGCTTAGAAGATGTTAACGCTGGATTGTTTACCTACCCTATGTTAATGGCCGCGGATATTCTTTTATACGATGCCAATATTGTACCCGTTGGAAAAGACCAGATGCAGCATCTTGAGATTACTCGTGATGTAGCTTCTCGTTTTCATGCACAACTGGGAGAAACCTTTGTTCTACCCGAAGGTAAGGTTCAAGAAAGTACCATGTACATTCCCGGTACGGATGGAGAGAAAATGAGCAAGAGTAGGGGCAACCTGATCAATCTTTTTCAGACCGATAAAAAACTAAGGAAACAGATCATGGGTATACAGACGGACAGTACGCCTATGGAGGAACCAAAGGACCCGACTAACGACAACGTTTTTGCCTTATATAAAATATTAGCCGCTCAAGAACAGATTGAAGAAATGAGTGCCAGCTACCTTGCAGGAAACTATGGTTATGGCCATGCCAAACAAGCGCTTTACGAAGTTATTGTAGATAAGTTTGGTGATGCCCGTGAGAAGTATGAATACTATATGAACAACCTTCAAGAAGTGGACGAAGCCTTGGCCATTGGTGCTGAAAAAGCACGTAAAGTTGCCGATGGTGTTCTTGAAAGAGTACGCGAAAAATTGGGTTATTAAATTTTAACAGAACCGACTCATGAGTCGGTTCTGCTTTTAGAAGGTGATTTTACACTTTACTTTTTAGCCGATTTTTAGAAGTTTTTTATCGATAAAGGTCTATAGTACCAACCTTTCATGCTTTAAGTATAAATGTACAGACTAGCTGGTCGGTAGTTTTCTATTAGAAATTTATGTTTTTGTTAAATAGCTTCATACAGTTTTCCCGGTAAGGGACGAATGACTCCTTTCATTTCCATATTTAACAATGTTGATGAAACTTTAAAAATAGGCAACTGGCATTCAAGGGCAATACTATCCAACAACTGCTTCCCATCTTTTTGCAAATAATCATAAATAGATTGCTCCGTTGGCTCCAGTTCTATAAAGAGTTGTTTTTGAATTGTTGGTGTGGCTTTTTTGGCAAC from Zobellia alginiliquefaciens includes:
- a CDS encoding YeiH family protein; its protein translation is MKDRMTKAIFIGLALLVVSGWVNSPTALLLGFGFTLFFNNPFKAYCHKAIHSFLKISVVGLGFGMFIKETLETSKEGFTLTFLSILLTVSLGFLLTKLLKLDTKLGHLITSGTSVCGGSAIAAISPVINAKSKSISIALGVVFLLNSVALFVFPAVGHYLHLTQHQFGLWCAVAIHDTSSVVGAALGYGDEALRIATTVKLSRMLWIIPLSLLSMFVFKTKGEKVKWPYFILLFIGAILVNSYHLIPAPATSLLVSGSKHLLVLTLFLVGSTISINDLKKTGIRPMVLAVLLWIFISVLSLVYILY
- a CDS encoding lysophospholipid acyltransferase family protein: MPKPLKKIGYTLYRIWFYILVALPILLFFPFLLLSTLSEKWYPQFFWMARNLWAMPILYGMGCPPKISWEQKITMGKSYMLVANHTSMLDIMLMLYISKNPFVFVGKKELQKIPLFGFFFKRVCIMVDRSDAKSRTAVYRRAQKRLSQGLSICIFPEGGVPDDESILLDDFKDGAFRMAIAHKIPVVPMTFYDNKKRFSFSFFSGGPGLVRAKVHRFFETKKLSEENKAGLREEVRAVILNELQIKQPLHNQD
- the trpS gene encoding tryptophan--tRNA ligase, with product MARILTGIQSTGTPHLGNILGAIIPAIEMAQDPKNESFLFIADMHSLTQIKNAEELRRNTYAIASTWLAFGLDIDQTVFYRQSDVPQTTELSWYLSCFFPFQRLTLAHSFKDKADRLEDVNAGLFTYPMLMAADILLYDANIVPVGKDQMQHLEITRDVASRFHAQLGETFVLPEGKVQESTMYIPGTDGEKMSKSRGNLINLFQTDKKLRKQIMGIQTDSTPMEEPKDPTNDNVFALYKILAAQEQIEEMSASYLAGNYGYGHAKQALYEVIVDKFGDAREKYEYYMNNLQEVDEALAIGAEKARKVADGVLERVREKLGY